One Pseudodesulfovibrio cashew DNA window includes the following coding sequences:
- a CDS encoding DMT family transporter, whose product MSKPILPYIYLSLAMIIVGSSVVAGKLMVAELPVFLASALRFALALVLLLPILYWREGGLPRLSRRSWLLMGAQSLCGSFLFTVFLLFGLRYTGPASAGVITSTTPACMGLMAWLFLGDRPSAKTGAGIGLSVLGVAAINVAGQGGTGGTTPLVGNALVLGAVVFESLFLLLRKTVPEPVSPLAVSTIISLFGLAWFLPVGGWELFFTDLGAVSATGWFTVIYYGACVTVLAYLFWFAGITRVQASVAGVFTAIMPVSALVLSMLVLGEPVGWPQLAGCGCVLGGIVLISRA is encoded by the coding sequence ATGTCCAAACCGATCCTTCCTTATATATACCTGTCGCTGGCCATGATCATCGTGGGCAGCTCCGTGGTGGCGGGCAAGCTGATGGTTGCCGAACTGCCCGTGTTCCTGGCCTCGGCCCTGCGTTTCGCTCTGGCCCTGGTCCTGCTGCTTCCCATTCTTTACTGGCGCGAGGGCGGCCTGCCTCGCCTTTCCCGCCGTTCGTGGCTCCTGATGGGGGCGCAGTCCCTGTGCGGCTCGTTCCTGTTCACGGTCTTTCTGCTCTTCGGCCTCAGGTACACGGGCCCGGCCAGCGCGGGCGTCATCACCTCCACCACCCCGGCCTGCATGGGGCTCATGGCCTGGCTGTTCCTGGGCGACAGACCATCGGCAAAGACCGGGGCTGGTATAGGGCTGTCGGTGCTCGGCGTGGCCGCCATCAATGTGGCAGGGCAGGGCGGAACGGGCGGGACAACGCCGCTCGTGGGTAACGCACTGGTGCTCGGCGCAGTGGTCTTCGAATCCCTGTTTCTGCTCCTGCGCAAGACCGTGCCGGAGCCCGTCTCGCCGCTTGCCGTGTCCACGATCATCTCACTTTTCGGCCTGGCCTGGTTTCTGCCCGTGGGCGGTTGGGAGCTGTTTTTCACGGATCTGGGCGCGGTCTCGGCCACCGGCTGGTTTACGGTCATCTATTACGGTGCCTGCGTCACCGTGCTTGCCTATCTGTTCTGGTTTGCGGGCATCACCCGTGTTCAGGCCTCGGTAGCCGGAGTGTTCACGGCGATCATGCCTGTCTCGGCCCTTGTCCTGTCCATGCTCGTCCTGGGCGAACCCGTGGGCTGGCCTCAGCTGGCTGGATGCGGCTGCGTACTGGGCGGCATCGTGCTCATCTCCAGGGCGTGA
- a CDS encoding flagellin, with amino-acid sequence MSLVINHNLMAMNAQRNLSDHYGRLGVSTRRLSSGLRVGTAADDAAGLAIRELMRSEISSMHQGIRNANDAISLIQTADGALQVIDEKLIRMKELAMQASTGTYNSDQRLIIDSEYQAMSSEINRIANATDFNGIYLLNGNLSGDLGSANNPHNGHGINSTGPLKIHFGTGNDSSEDYYYVAIQGATASAFGLGHAAAIKSGSSAEARNAGRAISTQALAQSAMAAINNAIISKDKIRANLGAMQNRLENTITNLEIQAENLQSAESRISDVDVAQEMTEFVRNQILTQSAVAMLAQANSLPRMAMQLIGG; translated from the coding sequence ATGTCTTTAGTCATTAACCATAACCTCATGGCGATGAACGCCCAGAGAAACCTGTCCGACCACTATGGCCGGCTCGGTGTCTCCACCCGGCGTTTGTCCTCCGGCCTGCGTGTCGGCACGGCTGCCGACGATGCCGCCGGGCTGGCCATTCGCGAATTGATGCGTTCGGAAATCAGCTCCATGCACCAGGGCATCCGAAACGCCAACGACGCGATTTCCCTTATCCAGACCGCTGACGGCGCGTTGCAGGTCATCGATGAGAAGCTCATTCGCATGAAGGAACTGGCGATGCAGGCTTCCACCGGTACCTACAACTCGGATCAGCGGCTGATCATCGACTCGGAGTACCAGGCGATGTCTTCGGAAATCAACCGAATCGCAAACGCCACGGACTTCAACGGAATTTATCTCCTGAACGGCAACCTGTCCGGCGACCTGGGTTCGGCAAACAACCCGCACAACGGTCACGGCATCAACTCCACCGGTCCGCTGAAGATCCACTTCGGTACCGGCAACGACTCCAGCGAAGACTACTACTACGTTGCCATTCAGGGCGCGACAGCATCCGCCTTCGGCCTCGGCCATGCTGCGGCTATCAAGTCCGGCTCCAGCGCCGAGGCGCGTAACGCGGGTCGGGCCATTTCCACCCAGGCCCTTGCCCAGTCGGCCATGGCGGCGATCAACAATGCCATCATTTCCAAGGACAAGATCCGCGCCAACCTCGGCGCCATGCAGAACCGGCTGGAAAACACCATCACCAACCTGGAAATCCAGGCCGAGAACCTGCAGTCCGCCGAATCCCGCATCTCCGACGTCGATGTGGCGCAGGAAATGACGGAGTTTGTCCGCAACCAGATTCTCACTCAGTCCGCCGTGGCCATGCTGGCCCAGGCCAACTCCCTCCCGAGGATGGCCATGCAGCTCATCGGCGGCTAG